GGTCAGATGAGGAAGGAGAAGATCCAAGTTACACCTATAATTACTCTCTTAGACGAAGAAGGTACATAATTCATATAAATACATTTAATACCATATTCTTGTGTTATATGTTCTTAAACACGATAACAGTACATATTCTGAATGATTATACGCATTATGCCCCACCTGAGCGTATCAAATCCgattatttaaaatgtttcttGCATACTGTAGACCGTCGATTATCTCAAGTAATTGGGCGACAAACTCTTACGAATAAGCGATCTTTCGGATAATCGGTCTGAAATTTGGGAGCATATCATAAATCAACTAAAAATTATACAGTCTCCAAATATAAGCATTCTTAGGCATCTCCTCTAACTATTGAAAACACAATTAATGACATCCAACACAGTATTATAAgtcaaaatattgtaaaagatTACGTTTTCATGTACAAAAAAaccaaatattttaaaatatacatACTTCCCTTTATACGAGATAGAAAAATGTTGAGTTTAATAATTactgttaaatggcaaaaaacaaaaaattcgaaaacacGTATCTCATATTTTTATCCATAGGTAACAGATACGAGTTGGCGCAAAAATCGATTaagaattagtaaaaaaaattcaatttcttaagatatttattgtgtaaacaaattaattttttcgaaatttttttattggacTAAATGCCTTATTCGAAAACCCAtaatttaataaagaaaaaaaattgagTATCTCACTGCATCTAGTTTctgagatatctcaaaaaacaTGTTTTCGACCCTCAACTTTGAGGGCTTTTCATCCCTTCAATGTTGACGATTATCGATAAAAAAATGTGTTTCGAATACTTTTCTAAGAACTACTCatataaattttattgaaatcggCCTATGTAGCTTGAATGTGTTCTCTCGTTAGACGATACACTGAGATGACACATTTAACGGGAAACGCACGTGTCCTAAAATATAAACATCGTTAAATACGTATGTTGGCTCAGTATAAACTGCGCACTTATATAGGTGATTTATCCTCTATTCGGATAATCGGCGATTAGCAAAACCGACGTCCGGATAATCGTCGTTCTACTGTACTTACAATTAGagaaaatgttaataataaCGAGAGCTCACTCTATATTTTATAGTGTTGCAAGAAGACCTATTGGTCCTGGATGTAGATTAAGAAGATTTAAACATGCCACAATGCGAATAGAAGGAGTGTTAGCTTCCGATGAGGAAAACACTTCTGAATATTCACATCCTCCGTCCAGTCAGTCATCCACGTTAGAGAGTAATCCTGATGTGCAAAGAGTATTTCGTAACATCCATTATTCTCATAAGGTAATTCAATAAAATACTTTATTATCTTCATAACATGCATGGTATAATGTGTTCTTTCTTTTTGAATTTAGAGAAAAGAAATAGATGATGTTTCCGACACGTCGAGTCAATCGGAAACAGACGAAGTCAGTGAGATTACAATTGCATCTCAACCAGTAGGTGcaaatttgaaaatagaaaGCAGCGTTTAGattaatgtaatttttatatctCATTTATGAGTGATATACGATAAGACCCTAATAGCCAGTGCATTTCTGTAGTGTATGTTCTCATTCTATTCTGTGTTAAATATTGTAGATATTTATCCATTATGGTATTCATTAGGTACATGTGTAcattaattttacgaattattTATCAAGCAAATATGATACCAATATTCTAAAAACATCGTACATTAGCTGAAAATAAGTCAAACATCATTTTTAAGTCACATTAGAAAACTAAACATACTTTTGGTTTCTATCATTTAAAATCTATTAGGTTCATTCggtaaaaacaaattttctattACTGATTATGATATAATTAATTCTATACTTTATTAAAATAGACGTTTCAAGAGATatctaatttttctaaaaagaaaagaaaatatagaaacAGCATAGATTGATAATATTTTCAATGAAGTTGACAATTTACAAAAACATGTTCTATATCATGTTGCTATATAGTattatgtataaatatacaTCCACCTCAtacttatttttcataaaaacggAAAGACAATTCATTAATTCGTAAATAATTCATTccattatttcttatttttttatagttCCTTTTAGTAGATACATCATCTGCAGCTAGATATGAATTGATTTCTGTCAGATATTGCATTTGTTTTGCATTAATAAGAAAAAAACTCAATTaattctaaataaatattttttatgaatGCAAAATCCGTTAATGGAATTGCATTTATTCgcatgtatatatatagaatCTACCATAGTGTAGAGACCGATTAGAGCAAACTCGGATGGTAGTACGATAGTTTACAAGAAAGTATTGTATATAAATACAATGGAGTCACgaaagaataaatatttcattcgaAAATTAAATACTTAAAATAAGTAATTTAGATAATAAGTAACGGAATGACAATTactaaacaaattttacaaCGTAAGTGCCTGTGGCAATTTGCATAAAGTACAGCAAACAGTGactattaaaatattgaaatgaaaaaaagatttaaaaaactAATCAAGTGGTAATGTGCAATATAGAAGAATCATgtgattaaaatttaaaaagaactgTCGGTACAATACTTTTTCAACTTAGTGAACACATAACTGATGggaataaattgaaatttaaatgaCATGAGGTATTACTTTAATGCAACGTTACCGGAACAATTTCGTGAAATATTTTTGATGCtctaaaattacatttttaccAATAATCTTACTAACGATTTACGTAAAATACTGCATGTAATATATTTTACTTCATTTTCAATTAAGAAATGAAAGGAAATCTAAATCAATGACTATGTTTACAATAAAATTAGTATAAGTTGTATCATAAACAtagtaaaaaaaagaagtacAGGTTGTCTGAGTTTCAAACTGAAACTCAACAATAGTATTGAACTGTACGCGAAAATCATACTCATTCTTTCAAATTAATAACAATTAAGTATTGCAGTTACGTATGTATAACTAGACGATATTTTGTCAACTCAACTGTCCGAAATACTGTTCTGCATCCATCTATTGTACCTGCTTTGAAACTCAAATTGCCTTAATGACAATTACTATACATTGTAAATATAGACAATACAACATAAACTTAAGGGAATAGTAAATAAGATTCAGTATAACATTTTGATGTGCTCATTTGGacgaaataattagtaagaCATACAGAGATGTACTTTCTAATAATCATACATATTGTATCGATTATATTTATGCGAGTAGTTGCATAAATTGTTCCTTCTTGTGCAGTGGCAGCTAAACTGACTAGTTCTATTATGCTTAATAATAGAAGCAGTACACAATGTTTGTGTTATAAACAATAAAGTTGATTTACAATAACTGATTTAATGGGTTTTATTTAACACTTTACTCACACAATACTATAgattgaatattgtatttgaaTTTCGTataaatgaaacaattttttcaaagtatACTGGGTTATTAGCAATTTATATTCAGTTATATATGTGAACAAACAATATTAAGGTTTTCGTTTCCTTTCGTCTTGAAATATATCAACTTATCAAattatatacaataaatatttgcACAGCCTGTTTGCAGTAACGTTAGAacaatgaaaaatgtatttttatgcaATATCTAATACAAAGAACTTACTGAGATGTACATAATAATGAAACATGTATCCGGAAGTTTAAATAGTCGTCAAAGCCCGACTAACATATATTTAATAAAGCTCTAAATAAACGATGTTTTTATAACATAAATGCTacatttattatacatataccaATGATAAAGTCTTTATCTCATACAATAGTATTTACATTCAATAACTGAATAATCTATTTTTGTATATGAATTCTGTACAGAATCATGCAAAAATCTCAAAACTACCTATTTCTTATATTAGTGTttcaatattataattttttgatcAGTTATAAGTTTTCAACACATTTAAACACACTGCATAGTTTAATTAAAATGAATTGTTAAATAATGACATAGAACTTTCGTTGATCTTattgtattttaaataaaattgaattcgtCAATATTTACCAATAGACATATACTAGTAttcttaaaaatacattttaaaaaaatcaacGTTTGTtgtattcgtgttattttttcaataaatacgTCTGGTGCATGATTACAACATTGAAAGTAATGACAAATGAACAATTTCACAGTTTTGatattttaaaaagaaatgcaaattcaaaaatgttattataatatttatcaaaatcgttaaagtaaatttttttaaaaaaccattcttttattaaattaacAATGTCACAATTTATTCTgcttttttcaaattgttcaCTGATCATGGTGTAAAAAATTATACTTAATATAACTAGTTTTTACTTTACCAATAGaatgaattttgaaaaaattcagtgGTACTTTTATACAATGACGAAGCACTTTGCCTTAATCCAGTGAACAGAGATACAACACCTTCTTTCtcctcttcttgttcttcttcctCAGGTAAGTATTCTGGCATATCTTCTGTATCGTCCTCTCCATTTATGTGAACCTGCAAacatattgtatttttatgatATGTGTAATATTGGAAGCTGAAAAGAATTCTCCTGCGACAGCACAGGGGCAAGAGGAATTTCTCGCTCGGCATGCCTGTTCCCACAATCGATGCTTCCATAGTCCCAATGTTTAGGCTTTGACAGAACAATTACATAGTGTGTTGACCACTTAGCCAATATTTCGCTAGAGCCAAAAATACGTGTGATAGGAGCGTGCCCTTCCCGCATTCCTTGCAAGAGACTCCTCTACTGCTCCCAGTAATACACATAATATCGACatataccagcatatatttACCAGTTTAACAAGATATTCTTGATTAAGTTTGTTTCTTGTCACTAATCTAGCTTCCATGTTTTCTgtattatttcgaatagctTCTGCAATTTGTTTAGCTGTAACATAGCTTAAAGTACGCATTGTAACGCGCTGATGTTCTACATCAACTACAAGAGAAACTAATCCATCGATTCTTATTAGTATTGATTCCAACTCTGAACGAGATTCCTACATATGTAATATACCATTAGGATCGAATATTAACTTTAACATATAAATTACACATGCATGTATCAACCACATTTACCGGTAACAAGCCTTGAACATGTAACACAATAACATGGGTTTTCAATTTCTTTGGTTCAATAACCCTTCTACATCGACTACGTAGGTTATATATCGGTGGTTTCATTCTTTCTATATCATCAGTAATACACTGAGCTCGTTTAGCTATCTTTGGTTCATCGATATTATATTTGTTTATGATAGCATCCAATGCTTCACGAACTCCAAAAGTCGAGGTTATGTGCACATAGTTGTCCACATTTTTAACAAACAGTTCTAAAATGTCTAAACCTAGATTAATAATCTCTACATCCGATACTTCGAGGACAAATGCTACGTATGAAAGAACTGTTTTgtcctgaaataaaaaaaacatTATGATAACAACAGCATAGTAATGTATTTAACAAAATAGCTTACCTTTAATATTGTGTCATGGTTTACAACATCAAGAGCCAATTTTTTATATGTTTCAAGTGTAGCTTTTAATTCTTTTGGATCTACAGAATCGTCCACGTCCATTATCTATAAACGTAAATGTTTACATTAACTTGAGCTTACAATAATATGCTCAAAGGCAACGAACGGTATATTTATTCATATTATACGATTATTTGTTTAATAGTGATTATTGCCACTTAAAATTTACTGGCATTCggttaatatttttgttaaacGAAGTACCGAAGTAATCACAGTTACGTTTCACCGTAGTCAAACGATTACACGTTCACGAAGCTACAGCAACATGCAGCAACATGACATTTCGAACCATAAGAACGAGTTTTAGACTGTTCACTGGGTCAAGTTCTGCTCCTTTACGGTTTAGCTATAATATGTATCATCTCAGATCTGAGACAATCTGCTGTTTAAGTTTTTAACAATCGATAATATATAAGGTCAGTGCagacgatttaaaaaatttaagaaactaATATTAAAGTGGTTTTACTTGAATGAAAATACTAGAACAGCTGTATAAGAATACAGGGTACATTTGAATGTACACGTATAAAATAAATTCTGGaggggaaaaaatattttacagaaaaccagaaatttaTAAAACTTGTGTACGCCTAACGCATATAGAAATTGTGTACCAGTGTAACACGTGTGTatacaattatacatatatacataatacACGTTCATGTATGAATACGTATAATACACATGCGTAATTCAGATAGATGTATCAGTATTACCCTACGTAGTAATAATAGCAACAGTCATGCTAATGCCAGCTGCTGCCAAATTGTTTCGATGACGCGCATATTGTAGTATAGTAGCGAAACTGGTGTTTGGATGACGTACTAGAATAAGATGGCCGACATTAGCTCTATCAACTACCAACAGCACAACACCCGTATTACTTCTCTAATGAACTTCTTTCTTATTTTACGGAATCGAGAGCTTTAGATTTCCATTAGTGTTTTTTCAAGCATTTCGAAAAAGAGGTCGATGTAGTATTCAATGTCTGACGGCTGTTGAAGGCAATAGGGAAGTTAAATTAAACGACACGCAAAGTAGAAACCTACAGCTGACGTATTTTCAAATTCGTTTGTGCAGGTGATTGTTTGTAAAGTGTGTTAGTGTAGAGTGGACATTGATTATTAGAACAATGGAATACGTGCTAATAAAAGATATACGGCCGGGCCAGAAAAACATTAATGTGGTGTTTATTGTTCTGGAAGTTGGTCATCCTACCATCACTAAAGAAAACCGCGAAGTTCGAACGTTTAAAGTGGCGGACAGTACTGCTTGCATGAACGTTTCAATTTGGGATGAACCTGGTCAACTTTTAGTACCGGGTGATATAGTTAGATTGACAAAAGGGTATGCGTCCGTTTGGAGACAATGCCTAACATTATATTCAGGGAAAAATGGAGATATTCAAAAAATTGGGGAATTTTGTATGGTTATCAATGAACAATTAAATATGAGTGAACCAAATCCTGCTTTAGCTCAACAACTGCTCAATCAGAGCGGATCTGGACCACCTGGTAGCAATGTTAATAATAgtattacaaataatggaaatgcAAATAACATAGCTGGTCAACCTGGAAGACAACCGCTGGTACGTTATCTTTTAAATTACTTGTAACACGTAATAATGCCAGATATTCAGATTCCGTTTTaatgcttttatttttattttttttattgcaggCAATTCAAAGTAATTCAACTACACCTGTCAGTGGCACATCAGGTAGTTCTGCAACAACAAAAAGTGGAAACGGCAGCAATGGTAATAACGGTGGAAATGGGAGTAATGCTTCAGGACTTCCTGGAGGATCTGCAAGATATTCTGGTGATTCAACAACAAAAACAACAGTTGCACCAAAAACTAATTCTCGTGGTCGTGGGGGCTATCGAAATGGTGGCCGTAGTGATCGTAGATAACACACAAATAAAAAGCGGCTAATAATATATGTGTAATATGAATATGAAACTGATTACATTCAGGACAACTGTAATATACTGTTTTTGTAACAATCCTGTATATGTGTATTCATGAATCAAtgtatacgatagagtctgATTAAAATAACATTTGAATTGAAGACAATCGATTgtaaacattagaaaatatAGTCGTTGATAATTTAATGatcaaataatgaaattatttggtaaaaatatttttgatttataTATTGTATGTATCAATGTTACATCTCAAGCAATAGTTGTATAAATTTATGTCAGAAGACTGTCTTCAATTCATGAtaaatctatcaaaatttttcaCTTATTCTGATAAATtaatatagtatataagtaatataaaatatgttGCATTTAATTAGTAAATAATTTCGTTcagtagtttttaaaaatatattttataaaaggACAGAACCTTATGTATATGTACAAGTATAATTTACACTGTGTATAtagtagaaaataaattttaagtAATCTCATTGTatacaaacattttttgagataaatattataattgtttAGTCATATTTGATCTTATTCGTATAGTGTGAATATTGCTTGGAGAGAAATATACGATGTCTCTATTTTGACTAACATATTGAAAgaattttagataattgcaTATCAATTTATTCTAATTTCCCATTCAATAACAATATCACTTaagtaacatttactatttGAGTAATAGTAATTTAAATGATTATACATTACCATATATAtgcatttcatatattttattttagctTTATGTGACATTTATATAAACATACTTTTTTGTATATTCGATTTAATgatttaaaatatattacagttacatatatttgttaaaattagtaaatttgTGTAATATTATATCTCTATAAGTTGTATTAGTTCTTATTCCATATACTGAACAAAACCttggaaataattaaaagttctggcgaaataattatataaattatttgtgCGTGTTTAGCTTGATACTTGAAATCATATGTATACAAACTTGCTCTTAGAAACAAAGATAAGATTGTTGATGAATATCTGGGTAATTTAAGAATTCATTTGTCATAATGACAGATGTAAACAAGATAAAATTTGTGATATTGTCCACAacattctttcttctttctggTTTCTTCGTTCGCTGCGTAGCTTTAGGTTATGTTTATATATTGGACTACGCTTTTATCAGATGAATCAACGATGTGAGTAAGCTATTTATGTCAAATTTTCCTTGTATAGCACCGTCTGGTGTTGTAACTCATAAACTAAATTGTAGAGGGAGGTATGAATTCTCCATTTTTTTATATTGGTTTGTACAACTTGTACCAAATAAGTATAAATTCTTATGTAATTTTATAATATAGAATACAGACAAAATTTAAGCTTTATTCTTCAATTTCTCATTATCCCCAGGCTCTGTTACTAGACCAGGGGGAGTTCATACGTGTATTGGAAATTGGTCCCCAATAAACTCGAAGTTTCAGTTCTGTATAAATTCTTTGTGCCCTGCTGTCAACATTGATATAGATAGTGAAGATGTATGTTTCAATATTGTTTCCTTTGATCTTTTATTTACGTTCATAATTTTAAACTACTATACATTTCCAGAATGAAAATAACAATTACATCTTTGACGTTGTGCGAGTAGTGCTGTTATCAAACATATGATTCGGCAGCAGATATCACACGTCAAGCGCAacaatttttaactatttttacATATATGAAGGTGTATAAGACGGTATGTTTAACACATTTCTGATAAGAATTTGAAATACTACGTTATTTCATTCAACATTCTAATTATTAACGAAATTTATCGACGAATATTATCGTTTTAAATTATGTTAAATTTTGTAAGTTACCTTTCAAtttgaattaataatataattagagTTACATTTTTAACAACTATTAACTCTTTCTGTACATGTTCCAACGCACGTTATTCGTTGCCATCacttttcaaaaaataataGATGCATATACATGTTAAGATATATAATGTAAATTTGCTGTTGCAGGTTATTTTTCTTTGAAGTATGACAAGATCACATATAAAATATCAAATTGCTAAAGATGCAGAAGATACAACGGAACATTTCTTTCCATCTGTTCCAGAATTTTCAACCAATTCCAAGAAAGAGGCTTCTTTTTGGAAGAGAGCCTTCCAAAAGCTTatactaattattaattattttgtatTATCTGTAGGTTTAACATTTTATGTACAGTGGCTTTATAATAGTTATGTAAGTACAATTACTAGAATACTAATTgtcaaatttataaaaatgtattgttttcCTTTAGTTTCACTATTAAGTATTAAACATTAATCAAAACTTATTTCATTTTAGGGTTTTAATTTCCCGCTGACTGTGGTAATATGTCACTTAATAGTGAAGTTTTTATTATCTGCCATAAGAAGATGTTTCAGAACATGTTACAAAGGGCAACAGCAATTAAAACTTCCTTGGAAAAGCATAATGTGGATGATTATGCCAATAGGTGTAGCAAGTGGTCTTGATGTTGGTTTATCTAACTGGGCACTTTCGTTAATTACAATGTCATTGTATGTATAGGTTGTTAAATTgttaacgaaataaaatatattttccactGTGTATTAatacattatatttttatttaggtaTACTATGACAAAATCAACgactattatttttattc
This window of the Halictus rubicundus isolate RS-2024b chromosome 9, iyHalRubi1_principal, whole genome shotgun sequence genome carries:
- the LOC143357196 gene encoding armadillo repeat-containing protein 1 isoform X3; the encoded protein is MPIMDVDDSVDPKELKATLETYKKLALDVVNHDTILKDKTVLSYVAFVLEVSDVEIINLGLDILELFVKNVDNYVHITSTFGVREALDAIINKYNIDEPKIAKRAQCITDDIERMKPPIYNLRSRCRRVIEPKKLKTHVIVLHVQGLLPESRSELESILIRIDGLVSLVVDVEHQRVTMRTLSYVTAKQIAEAIRNNTENMEARLVTRNKLNQEYLVKLVHINGEDDTEDMPEYLPEEEEQEEEKEGVVSLFTGLRQSASSLYKSTTEFFQNSFYWITL
- the LOC143357196 gene encoding armadillo repeat-containing protein 1 isoform X4; protein product: MPIMDVDDSVDPKELKATLETYKKLALDVVNHDTILKDKTVLSYVAFVLEVSDVEIINLGLDILELFVKNVDNYVHITSTFGVREALDAIINKYNIDEPKIAKRAQCITDDIERMKPPIYNLRSRCRRVIEPKKLKTHVIVLHVQGLLPESRSELESILIRIDGLVSLVVDVEHQRVTMRTLSYVTAKQIAEAIRNNTENMEARLVTRNKLNQEYLVKLVHINGEDDTEDMPEYLPEEEEQEEEKEGVVSLFTGLRQSASSLYKSTTEFFQNSFYW
- the LOC143357196 gene encoding uncharacterized protein LOC143357196 isoform X2, which codes for MDVDDSVDPKELKATLETYKKLALDVVNHDTILKDKTVLSYVAFVLEVSDVEIINLGLDILELFVKNVDNYVHITSTFGVREALDAIINKYNIDEPKIAKRAQCITDDIERMKPPIYNLRSRCRRVIEPKKLKTHVIVLHVQGLLPESRSELESILIRIDGLVSLVVDVEHQRVTMRTLSYVTAKQIAEAIRNNTENMEARLVTRNKLNQEYLVKLVHINGEDDTEDMPEYLPEEEEQEEEKEGVVSLFTGLRQSASSLYKSTTEFFQNSFYWRRTKIFSWKNKTVF
- the LOC143357196 gene encoding uncharacterized protein LOC143357196 isoform X1: MPIMDVDDSVDPKELKATLETYKKLALDVVNHDTILKDKTVLSYVAFVLEVSDVEIINLGLDILELFVKNVDNYVHITSTFGVREALDAIINKYNIDEPKIAKRAQCITDDIERMKPPIYNLRSRCRRVIEPKKLKTHVIVLHVQGLLPESRSELESILIRIDGLVSLVVDVEHQRVTMRTLSYVTAKQIAEAIRNNTENMEARLVTRNKLNQEYLVKLVHINGEDDTEDMPEYLPEEEEQEEEKEGVVSLFTGLRQSASSLYKSTTEFFQNSFYWRRTKIFSWKNKTVF
- the LOC143357198 gene encoding SOSS complex subunit B homolog; the encoded protein is MEYVLIKDIRPGQKNINVVFIVLEVGHPTITKENREVRTFKVADSTACMNVSIWDEPGQLLVPGDIVRLTKGYASVWRQCLTLYSGKNGDIQKIGEFCMVINEQLNMSEPNPALAQQLLNQSGSGPPGSNVNNSITNNGNANNIAGQPGRQPLAIQSNSTTPVSGTSGSSATTKSGNGSNGNNGGNGSNASGLPGGSARYSGDSTTKTTVAPKTNSRGRGGYRNGGRSDRR